A single region of the Pristis pectinata isolate sPriPec2 chromosome 25, sPriPec2.1.pri, whole genome shotgun sequence genome encodes:
- the LOC127582920 gene encoding insulin-like growth factor-binding protein 4 codes for MSRLPPLLLAAGWALLAAGWPGSEAEAEPEAGLPVRCPPCTAERRARCPVPQGCEELVREPGCGCCGTCALAKGRLCGVYTARCGSGLRCYPRRGCPRPLHSLMRGRGVCMEAAEVELLRGSVPATEAEDYWELEQTDGPHIPCHTYDKKCISKHLARIREKTHNNGKSKSVHNHIRDEPRIKGPCQGELQRALERFAKLLRQTHESLYHIPIPNCDRKGFYHPKQCRPSLDGQRGKCWCVDAKTGVKLLDSPEVKGDIDCNHFLKGQVQD; via the exons ATGTCGCGGCTGCCCCCGCTGCTCCTGGCGGCCGGCTGGGCGCTGCTGGCCGCCGGCTGGCCCGGGTCCGAAGCCGAGGCGGAGCCGGAGGCCGGGCTCCCCGTCCGCTGCCCGCCCTGCACGGCCGAGCGGCGCGCCCGCTGCCCGGTGCCGCAGGGCTGCGAGGAGCTGGTGCGGGAGCCGGGCTGCGGCTGCTGCGGGACCTGCGCCCTGGCCAAGGGCCGCCTGTGCGGCGTCTACACCGCCCGCTGCGGCTCCGGCCTCCGCTGCTACCCCCGGCGCGGCTGCCCCCGCCCGCTCCACTCGCTCATGCGGGGCCGCGGCGTCTGCATGGAGGCGGCCGAGGTGGAGCTGCTGCGGGGCTCCGTGCCCGCCACAG AAGCTGAGGATTACTGGGAGTTGGAGCAGACAGACGGTCCTCACATTCCTTGCCACACCTATGACAAGAAGTGCATCTCCAAACACCTGGCCCGAATTCGTGAGAAAACGCACAATAATGGGAAGTCAAAGAGCGTCCACAATCATATCCGTGACGAGCCGCGTATAAAG GGTCCTTGCCAAGGAGAGCTACAGCGTGCACTCGAGAGGTTTGCCAAGTTgctcagacagacacatgagagTTTGTACCATATCCCCATCCCTAACTGTGACAGGAAAGGATTTTATCACCCAAAGCAG tGTCGCCCTTCACTGGACGGGCAACGTGGCAAGTGCTGGTGCGTTGATGCCAAGACAGGGGTGAAGCTCCTGGACTCCCCGGAGGTGAAGGGGGACATCGACTGCAACCATTTCCTCAAGGGGCAGGTGCAGGATTGA